The Cyclopterus lumpus isolate fCycLum1 chromosome 12, fCycLum1.pri, whole genome shotgun sequence genome window below encodes:
- the agxt2 gene encoding alanine--glyoxylate aminotransferase 2, mitochondrial has protein sequence MLKAVSSLRGRYVLTAQSSPWSGSVKFHLESGALCQKSTLKPRPTDVPDMPPCILQPEEYTGMSKERMMEIRRQNCNPMVMKVTNYKKPVFIHQGYMQWLWDVDGKRYLDLFACVATVSVGHCHPKVVAAAEKQLKRVWHTTNIYVNPPLHEYCEKLASYFPDPLKVVYLTNSGSEANDLAMLMARLHTRNFDIITFRGSYHGGSQQTLGLTSNVAYKYPVANGLGCTNTMCPDVFRGPWGGSHCRDSPVQTNRECGCAQGHCMAKDQYIGQLKETFQTSVPSQIAAFFGEPIQGAGGAVQYPKSYLKEAYKLVRERGGICIADEVQTGFGRTGSHFWGFQGHDVIPDMVTMAKGIGNGFPMGAIVTTKEIASSFGKGLHFNTFGGNPLACAVASSVLDTIAEDGAQQSSLTVGTYLMTELAKLRDKYEIIGDVRGKGLQIGVEMVKDKASRDPLPLEAMSEIFEDIKDMGVLIGKGGLYGQTFRIQPPMCITMEDAEFFLDIFNKSIHNYMERK, from the exons ATGCTGAAAGCAGTTTCCTCTCTCAGGGGCCGTTATGTGTTAACAGCGCAGTCCAGTCCCTGGTCCGGTTCGGTCAAATTCCACTTGGAAAGTG GTGCATTATGTCAGAAATCCACCCTCAAGCCCCGTCCCACAGACGTCCCGGATATGCCCCCATGcattttacaaccagaggaatacACG GGTATGTCCAAAGAGCGGATGATGGAGATCCGCAGGCAGAACTGCAACCCCATGGTCATGAAGGTTACCAACTATAAGAAGCCAGTGTTCATCCACCAGGGATACATGCAGTGGCTGTGGGATGTGGACGGGAAGCGGTACCTGGATCTATTTGCTTGTGTGGCTACTGTCAGTGTGGGCCACTGCCACCC GAAAGTAGTAGCAGCTGCAGAGAAGCAGCTGAAGAGAGTGTGGCACACTACAAACATCTACGTCAACCCTCCTCTCCATGAGTACTGTGAGAAACTAGCTTCCTACTTCCCAGATCCTCTCAAG GTGGTATATCTGACCAACAGTGGCTCAGAAGCCAATGACCTGGCCATGCTGATGGCTCGACTTCACACAAGAAACTTTGACATCATCACTTTCAG AGGCTCATACCACGGTGGCAGCCAACAGACCCTGGGTCTCACCTCCAACGTAGCATACAAATACCCCGTCGCCAATGGTTTGGGCTGCAcaaat ACCATGTGTCCCGATGTGTTCAGAGGTCCGTGGGGAGGAAGCCACTGCAGGGACTCTCCTGTGCAGACCAACAGAGAATGTGGGTGCGCCCAAG GACATTGCATGGCTAAAGACCAGTACATTGGACAGCTCAAGGAGACGTTTCAGACTAGTGTCCCGAGTCAAATTGCTGCTTTCTTCGGAGAGCCGATTCAG GGAGCCGGAGGAGCTGTGCAGTACCCTAAAAGCTACCTAAAGGAGGCTTACAAACttgtaagagagagaggagggatctGCATTGCTGATGAG GTCCAGACTGGATTTGGGCGAACAGGAAGCCACTTCTGGGGGTTCCAAGGTCACGACGTCATTCCTGATATGGTTACAATGGCGAAGGGCATTGGCAATGGATTCCCAATGGGAGCCATTGTTACAACAAAAG AAATTGCGTCCTCGTTTGGCAAGGGGCTTCACTTCAACACCTTTGGAGGAAATCCTTTGGCTTGTGCTGTCGCTTCGTCAGTGCTCGAT ACGATCGCCGAAGACGGCGCGCAGCAGTCCAGTCTTACTGTGGGAACCTATCTGATGACGGAACTGGCAAAACTCAGAGACAAGTATGAGATCATCGGCGACGTCCGTGGAAAAGGCCTGCAGATTGGTGTGGAAATGGTCAAAGACAAG GCCAGCAGAGACCCGCTGCCTCTGGAGGCAATGAGTGAGATCTTCGAGGACATAAAGGACATGGGAGTGCTGATCGGGAAAGGAGGACTCTATGGACAG ACCTTCCGCATCCAACCACCAATGTGCATCACGATGGAGGACGCAGAGTTCTTCCTGGACATTTTTAACAAGTCCATCCACAACTacatggaaagaaaataa
- the dnajc21 gene encoding dnaJ homolog subfamily C member 21 → MKCHYEILDVKRDAGDGDLKKAYRKLALKWHPDKNLDNADDAAEQFKLIQAAYDVLSDPQERAWYDNHRDALLKGGISGDYEDNSIDLLQYFTVTCYSGLGDDEKGFYTVYRNLFESIVKEEMEHGKVDEEEEEEFTPFGDSQSDYDSVVHMFYGYWQSFCTRKNFAWKEEFDTRQASNRWEKRAMEKENKKTREKARKERNELVRQLVAFVRKRDRRVQAHRKLVEEQNAEKIKKVEAQRRQQKLSQAKQVEEYKEQSWAAMSELEKELQQIEAQYGEEFGDVSESEEDELDMDMREKNGEKGGAEQLDGDKLTIDYYDDLFCPACDKSFKSDKAMKNHGKSKKHRELVALLRQQMEVEDDSFGLNVNGKEGIEAENEEDEEEEDEEDKPRQKLSKKQKRKKKQQKVVHSAPEEVEEKVVEEVVEGVEEKVEKPTLTTCEDDAPETSENTTQPEKQDDPPPTEVKSSSGKTKGKKGGGKDQPKSVKSNTGGEQIPESEIILRCVTCDGEFSTRNKLFDHLKTSGHAIAASSNAPHSSVSKSKKDKKKNR, encoded by the exons ATGAAGTGTCACTACGAAATCTTGGATGTGAAACGAGACGCGGGAGACGGCGACTTGAAGAAGGCGTATCGTAAATTAGCGTTGAAATGGCACCCCG ATAAAAACTTGGACAATGCGGATGATGCAGCGGAGCAGTTTAAGCTGATTCAAGCAGCTTATGATGTCCTGAGCGATCCCCAGGAGAGAGCATG GTATGACAATCACAGGGATGCTCTGCTGAAAGGAGGAATCAGTGGAGATTATGAAGATAACAGCATTGACCTGCTGCAGTACTTCACGGTCACGTGCTACTCCGGCTTGGGAGATGACGAGAAG GGCTTTTACACAGTCTACAGGAACCTCTTTGAATCCATTGttaaggaggagatggagcatGGCAAggtggatgaagaggaagaagaggagttTACTCCCTTCGGAGACTCACAGAGTGACTATGACAGC GTAGTTCACATGTTTTATGGCTACTGGCAGAGCTTCTGCACTCGTAAAAACTTTGCCTGGAAGGAGGAGTTCGACACTAGGCAGGCCTCCAACCGCTGGGAGAAACGGGCtatggagaaggagaacaagaagaccAGAGAAAAGGCCCGGAAAGAGCGCAACGAGCTTGTGCGTCAACTTGTCGCTTTTGTTCGCAAGCGTGACCGCCGCGTGCAGGCCCACAGgaagctggtggaggagcagaacgCTGAGAAGATCAAGAAGGTGGAGGCGCAGAGGCGGCAGCAGAAGCTCAGCCAGGCCAA acaggtggaggagtaCAAGGAGCAGAGCTGGGCGGCCATGTCTGAACTTgagaaggagctgcagcagaTAGAGGCTCAGTACGGAGAGGAGTTTGGGGATGTGTCAGAGAGTGAGGAAGACGAGCTGGATATGGACATGCGTGAGAAGAACGGTGAAAAAGGAGGAG CAGAGCAGCTGGACGGAGACAAACTGACAATTGATTATTATGATGATCTGTTCTGCCCAGCCTGTGACAAATCCTTCAAATCAGATAAAGC TATGAAAAACCATGGAAAATCCAAAAAGCACCGTGAGCTGGTGGCGTTGCTACGACAACAGATGGAGGTAGAGGACGATTCATTTGGTCTTAACGTAAACGGAAAGGAGGGAATAGAGGCGGAgaatgaggaggatgaggaggaagaggatgaggaagacaAGCCTAGACAAAA GCTCTCCAAAaagcaaaagagaaaaaagaaacagcagaaAGTAGTACAT AGTGCTccagaggaagtggaggaaaaaGTAGTGGAAGAAGTGGtggagggagtggaggagaaAGTGGAGAAGCCAACCCTGACCACCTGTGAGGACGACGCCCCCGAGACGTCAGAGAACACAACACAGCCTGAGAAGCAGGATGATCCCCCTCCTACAGAAGTCAAGAG CAGCTCTGGGAAGacgaaaggaaaaaaaggaggaggaaaggaccAACCAAAGAGTGTCAAGTCAaacacaggaggagaacagaTTCCTGAG AGTGAAATAATCCTCCGCTGTGTGACCTGCGACGGCGAGTTCTCCACAAGAAACAAGTTGTTTGACCACCTGAAGACCAGCGGTCACGCCATCGCTGCCTCCTCGAACGCTCCTCACAGCTCCGTGAGCAAGAGcaaaaaagacaagaagaagaacagataA
- the LOC117740218 gene encoding UPF0729 protein C18orf32 homolog, translating into MRRYIPETSEQRPKHRRSIFSSAAVLHFVQPVRAAVMVCIPCIVIPVLLWVYKRFLEPFIYPFISPIINRFWTKKAVQETATSDQKVSEKSNGTCEPESNSEATANGSTIAADKKTD; encoded by the exons ATGCGCAGATACATTCCAGAGACTTCGGAGCAGAGaccaaaacacagaagaagTATCTTCTCTTCAGCGGCA GTTCTTCATTTTGTGCAGCCTGTCCGAGCTGCAGTCATGGTGTGCATCCCCTGTATTGTGATTCCTGTCCTGTTGTGGGTCTACAAGAGGTTCCTGGAGCCGTTCATCTATCCTTTCATTTCACCAATTATTAATAGATTCTGGACCAAAAAAGCCGTCCAGGAGACTGCGACTAGCGACCAAAAAGTTAGCGAAAAGAGTAATGGCACTTGTGAG CCTGAAAGCAACAGTGAGGCCACTGCCAATGGATCCACGATAGCAGCAGATAAGAAGACAGATTAA
- the rad1 gene encoding cell cycle checkpoint protein RAD1 encodes MPLSTQSQADDEQYVLVASLDNARNLSNILKAIAFKDHAIFSATPNGLKVTVEDSKCLQANAFIQAEIFQEFTIREDSVGFQVNLTVLLDCLNIFGGSTAPGVSTALRMCYKGYGYPLTLFLEEGGVVTVCKINTQEPEEPVDFEFCSTNVTNKVILQSESLKEAFSELDMTSEVLQITMSPSQPYFRLSTFGNSGNAHYDYPKDSDMMELFRCDKTQTNRYKMSLLKPSTKALALSCKVSVRTDSRGFLSLQYLVRNDDGQICFVEYFCCPDEEVEE; translated from the exons ATGCCCCTGTCAACGCAGTCGCAAGCCGACGATGAACAATACGTTTTAGTGGCCAGTTTGGACAATGCTCGCAATCTGTCCAACATCCTGAAAGCAATCGCATTCAAAGACCATGCCATCTTCAGCGCCACACCCAACGGCCTGAAGGTCACTGTGGAGGACTCCAAATGTCTGCAGGCCAACGCCTTCATCCAG GCGGAGATCTTCCAAGAGTTCACCATACGGGAAGACTCGGTGGGTTTCCAGGTCAACCTCACAGTTCTGCTGGACTGCCTTAATATCTTTGGAGGAAGCACAGCACCTG GTGTGTCAACAGCCTTGCGGATGTGCTACAAGGGGTACGGTTACCCCCTCACCCTGTTCCTGGAGGAGGGTGGGGTAGTGACTGTGTGCAAGATCAACACACAAGAACCAGAGGAGCCAGTTGACTTTGAGTTCTGCAGCACCAATGTAACAAACAAG GTGATCCTGCAGTCAGAGAGTCTGAAGGAAGCCTTCTCTGAGCTGGACATGACCAGTGAGGTGCTACAGATCACCATGTCCCCCAGCCAGCCATACTTTAG ATTGTCTACTTTTGGGAACTCTGGAAATGCCCATTATGATTATCCCAAAGACTCTGACATGATGGAGCTGTTCCGATGCgacaagacacaaacaaacag GTACAAGATGTCCCTTCTGAAGCCGTCCACCAAAGCCCTGGCGTTGTCCTGTAAAGTCTCCGTGAGGACAGACAGCAGGGGCTTCCTGTCTCTGCAGTACCTGGTCAGGAACGACGACGGACAGATCTGCTTTGTGGAATACTTTTGTTGTCccgatgaggaggtggaggagtga
- the bxdc2 gene encoding ribosome biogenesis protein BRX1 homolog, with amino-acid sequence MSAFKRKRGRQDANKKAKKVKYVAAGGEAPVEAEQEKNNEITIPPPVSSGRWTNKERVLIFSSRGINYRTRHLMQDLRTLMPHAKADTKMDRKDKLFIVNEVCEIKNCNKCLFFEAKKKQDLYMWISNSPHGPSAKFLVQNIHTLAELKMTGNCLKGSRPLLSFDPKFDTEPHFALLKELFTQTFSTPRYHPKSQPFVDHVFTFTIADNRIWFRNYQIMEEDAALVEVGPRFVLNLIKIFQGSFGGPTLFENQGFQSPNMHRRDIRMAAAARVREKQMVKEMQKMKRAEAKEDVTTDVTADVFITPADETHVHIQTDAPLPKEVKKNKHKAFKRQRIARRAQV; translated from the exons ATGTCGGCGTTCAAGAGAAAACGTGGAAGACAGGATGCtaataaaaaggcaaagaaaGTGAAATATGTCGCCGCTGGAGGCGAAGCGCCGGTGGAAGCCGAACAGGAGAAGAACAACGAAATCACGATTCCACCACCGGTTTCGTCG gGGAGATGGACAAACAAGGAAAGGGTTCTCATTTTCTCCTCAAGAGGCATCAACTATAGAACAAGACACTTGATGCAAGACCTGAGGACTTTGATGCCTCATGCAAAAGCAG ATACAAAAATGGACAGAAAGGACAAGTTGTTTATTGTTAATGAG GTTTGTGAAATCAAAAATTGCAACAAATGCCTCTTTTTTGAAGCCAAGAAAAAGCAGGACCTCTATATGTG GATTTCAAACAGCCCTCATGGACCTTCTGCAAAGTTTCTGGTTCAAAACA TTCACACACTGGCTGAACTCAAGATGACCGGAAACTGCCTCAAAGGATCCAGACCGCTGCTCTCGTTTGATCCT aaatTTGACACAGAACCCCACTTTGCGTTGCTGAAGGAGCTCTTCACCCAG ACATTTTCCACCCCACGCTACCACCCGAAGAGTCAGCCTTTTGTGGACCACGTCTTCACATTCACCATCGCAGACAACAGGATATGGTTTAGGAACTACCAG ATCATGGAGGAGGATGCCGCTCTCGTGGAGGTCGGACCTCGCTTTGTTCTCAACCTCATCAAGATCTTCCAGGGGAGCTTTGGAGGGCCTACGCTCTTCGAGAACCAAGGATTCCAGTCTCCTAACATG caCCGGCGAGATATTCGAATGGCGGCAGCAGCCAGAGTGCGTGAGAAGCAGATGGTGAAGGAGATGCAAAAAATGAAGAGGGCTGAAGCGAAGGAGGACGTGACCACCGATGTTACAGCGGACGTCTTCATAACACCAGCTGACGAAACGCATGTTCACATCCAGACAGACGCACCCCTACCAAAAGAagtgaagaagaacaaacacaaagctTTCAAAAGACAAAGGATAGCACGCAGGGCTCAAGTATGA